The stretch of DNA ATTATATAGAGCATTCAAAATATGATGTCTACGCCTTGTCTCTCAATGAAAATATCGAGACCGACGATACATCCGGATTTTCCAATTTTTTAAATAATTCCGATAATTGCGGGTATTCTTCGAACGAAACAGAACAGAAAATCATTAAGGTGCTAAGAGATTTTCAATACACACACCCATATGTCCAGTCCGCCTACCTGGGCTATGAAAACGGAGCATTCATAAGATCACAGCAACTGGGAAATATTACGACCTATGATCCCAGAACAAGACCATGGTATACTCTTGCAAAAGGGAACCCGGGAGAGGTGGTAATTACACAGCCATATAAACCAATAACATCTTCCGACATAAAGATTGGAATCTCAAAGGCCATTGTGGATCAAAACGGGATCGTATACGGCGTTGTAGGCACGGATATCACCCTGATAAACCTGACAAATTACATCTCAGGTATAAAAACGGACAATGAAGAAGGAGTGATAATGACCGACCGGAACGGAGTCATCCTTGCAAGCGGGAATTCATCTCTGCTTTTTTCAGACATTCAAAATATACTAAAGGATCAGACCGATAATTTCCTGAATACGGATGAAGGCTTTATAGTTATTAACGATTCATATTTTATCTATTATACATCCCCGGAACTTGGATGGAAGATCGGGGAGATTATTCCGTTCAGGATCTTAAACGAGCAGATTTACGAATCATTTATCCAGATCCTCATCTTCGTGGTATTTGCACTGGTTCTTCTCAGCATAATAACCATTTTTATGATAAATCGCACGGTGATCAGTCCGATTTCAGAACTAACCGAAGTCAGCAGGAGAATTGCCGAGACCAAAGATCTCGACCAGAAGATCAATACGGATATCGGCGATGACGAGATCGCGACACTTGCCCGTTCTCTGAAATCGATGGTCGATACAATCCGCCAGGACGACCTGGAAAGGAAAGAGATGGAAAAGCAGGTCGCAATTTCAATAAAACAGATCGAGGATAATATAAGCAAATTGTCTATACTGAACGACGAGATCAGAAATCCGCTGACAGTTATCCTCGCCTGGGCCGAGATGGTCGAGGATGATAAGACCAAAGAATTACTGCTTAAACAGATATATGAAATTGATTCCAAGATTACAGATCTCGACAGGGGATGGCTGCAGTCTGAGAAGGTCTGGAAGTTCCTGCACCGGTATTACGGGATTCAGTGCGGAGAAGGAGCCTGCGACGTTGAGAATACCGACAAAGAACCGGATGAAAATCCGGGATAATTTTTTTTAAAATCTGCCGGCGGCAAAATCATCCTCAATCGACAATATAGTAAATTTCCGGGAAGAATAAGACTGTCCTAAAGACAAAGTATATATACTTTATTACCGCCCCTTAGCATTGTGAATCTTAGAACAAAGGTTATAATCCTATATGTTATCATCACCCTCCTGATAATTTTGTGTATAGGGGTGATATTGCCAATATCACTGCAGGAGCAGAACCTTAATGCCATCTCTGAGAAATCAATCGAAAAGTCGATGCATGTCGACTTTGCACTCTCCAATTATATAAATGAAGCAAAATATGATGTCCTCGGGTTGTCGCTGAATAAGATTGTCCGGACGCCGGATGATTCTGGGTTTACAAATTATCTGAATATATCCGATGAATCTTTTCATTCTTCCGGAAGCACTGTCGAAGAGGATATTGCAGACATTATGCGGGGATTCCAGGTGAGCCATCCCAACGTCCAGTCGGTATATATGGGCCGTGAGAACGGGGCGTTCGTCAGGTCTTATGCCTGGGAAAATGCTACAGACTATGATCCCCGGTCGAGACCATGGTATATCCTTGCCACCGAAAACCCGGATGAAGTTGTTATCACGGACCCATATATCCCGATTACGACGCCGTATGTCAAGATCGCGATCTCCAAGGCCCTCGTCGACAATGACAGCAATGTCTACGGCGTAGTAGGAACGGATCTTAACCTTGTCAACCTGACGGGCTATATTTCGGGAATCGAAACCGATTATGAAGGGGAGATGGTCCTTACCGATCACAACGGAACAATCATTGCCTGTAAAAATCAATCCGCCCTGTTTACAAATATCAGCAATCTGCTCAACAACCAGACCGGGACCTTCCTTGACTCGAACGAAGGAGTTCTGGTCGTAGATGACGGTTATTTCGTATACTATACATCTCCTGAACTCGGGTGGAAGATCGGGGAGATTATTCCGTTCAATGTTATCAACCGGCAGATCAACGACTCAATCCTGCAGATCCTCATCTTTGTGATCTTTGCCCTCTTCCTCCTCAGCATAATTACGATGTTTATCCTGAACCGCACGATTCTCAGGCCTCTTTCTGACCTTACCGAGGTCAGCACGAGGATTGCCGAGACCGGGGACCTCGACCAGGAGATTCGCGAGGAGAAGACGGACGGGGAGATAAAAAAACTTGCCTGCTCGTTCAAGG from Methanolacinia petrolearia DSM 11571 encodes:
- a CDS encoding hybrid sensor histidine kinase/response regulator; the encoded protein is MDLRTKVVVLYLCITLMIILFIGIALPISLEDENIHVISEKSIETLNHIDFALTNYIEHSKYDVYALSLNENIETDDTSGFSNFLNNSDNCGYSSNETEQKIIKVLRDFQYTHPYVQSAYLGYENGAFIRSQQLGNITTYDPRTRPWYTLAKGNPGEVVITQPYKPITSSDIKIGISKAIVDQNGIVYGVVGTDITLINLTNYISGIKTDNEEGVIMTDRNGVILASGNSSLLFSDIQNILKDQTDNFLNTDEGFIVINDSYFIYYTSPELGWKIGEIIPFRILNEQIYESFIQILIFVVFALVLLSIITIFMINRTVISPISELTEVSRRIAETKDLDQKINTDIGDDEIATLARSLKSMVDTIRQDDLERKEMEKQVAISIKQIEDNISKLSILNDEIRNPLTVILAWAEMVEDDKTKELLLKQIYEIDSKITDLDRGWLQSEKVWKFLHRYYGIQCGEGACDVENTDKEPDENPG
- a CDS encoding methyl-accepting chemotaxis protein codes for the protein MILPISLQEQNLNAISEKSIEKSMHVDFALSNYINEAKYDVLGLSLNKIVRTPDDSGFTNYLNISDESFHSSGSTVEEDIADIMRGFQVSHPNVQSVYMGRENGAFVRSYAWENATDYDPRSRPWYILATENPDEVVITDPYIPITTPYVKIAISKALVDNDSNVYGVVGTDLNLVNLTGYISGIETDYEGEMVLTDHNGTIIACKNQSALFTNISNLLNNQTGTFLDSNEGVLVVDDGYFVYYTSPELGWKIGEIIPFNVINRQINDSILQILIFVIFALFLLSIITMFILNRTILRPLSDLTEVSTRIAETGDLDQEIREEKTDGEIKKLACSFKAMVEKIRKEEEERKNMEIQVADSIKQIEGNMGDMAILNDEIRNPLTVIVAWAEMADKEIRDKILEQVAIIDKIINSLDRGWLQSTKVWKFLNRYYGIHNRTDQDNKKEEDGKEEHR